The following DNA comes from Pseudomonas marginalis.
CCACTTGATGTTGGTGTTGCCGCTCAACATCCAGATCAGCTCATTGGCGATGCTTTTGAAGTGAAGCTTCTTGGTGGTCAGCAGCGGGAAACCGTCGGCCAAGTTATGCCGATACTGACGGGCAAACACGGCCTTGGTGCCGGTGCCGGTACGGTCGCCTTTGGTCAGGCCATTGGTCACGACGTCGTTCAGTAGTTCGAGATATTGCTTCATGTCATTACCCGTATCGTTGAAGCCGAGACCTCGCGGGCCTCGGCATTCGAATTTAAAGCGCGGTGTGCTTCAGCGGTTGCGGGCGATTGTACGCCCACCACAGCAGGCCCAGGCCGACCAGGATCATCGGAATGCTGAGCACTTGTCCCATGGTCAGCCAGCCCCACGCCAGGTACCCCAGTTGGGCATCCGGCACGCGCACGAACTCGACGATGAAACGGAAGATCCCGTAGAACAGCGCGAACATGCCGGAAACGGCCATGGTCGGGCGTGGTTTGCGCGAAAAGAGGTACAGGATAAGGAACAGGGCCACGCCTTCCAACGCGAACTGGTACAGCTGCGACGGATGGCGCGGCAGTTGCGCCGGGTCGCTGAACGGCGGGAACACCATGGCCCACGGCACGTCGGTCGGCTTGCCCCACAACTCGGCGTTGATGAAGTTGCCGATGCGCCCGGCGCCCAGGCCGATCGGTACCAGCGGCGCGACGAAGTCCATCAGTTGGAAGAACGACTTGCCGTTGCGCCGGCCAAACCACCAGGCCGCGATCATTACGCCGATAAAGCCACCGTGGAATGCCATGCCGCCTTTCCACACTTCGAAGATCAGCGTCGGGTTGGCGATGTAGGCCGAGAGATCGTAAAACAGCACATACCCCAGGCGCCCGCCGACGATCACCCCCATCGACAACCAGAACACCATGTCGGAGAGCTTCTCCTTGGTCCAGGTCGGGTCGAAACGGTTCAGGCGCCGGGAGGCCAGCAGCCATGCACCGCCGATGCCGATCAGGTACATCAACCCGTACCAGTGGATTTTCAGCGGACCGATGGCCAGGGCCACCGGGTCGATCTGCGGGTAAGGCAGCATTGCGACTCCTCGTTAAATCATTCGTTATGGCAACCGGACCATGCCCGGGCGCGATTAAGCCTGCGTTACAGCAAAAAATTCAAACCGACACAAAACAGCAAGCCGGCGAACAACCGCTTGAGCACGCGCGGCGACAACCGGTGCGCCAGGCGTGCGCCGAAACGGGCAAACACCATGCTGGTCAGGGCAATGCCCAGCAGCGCCGGCAAATACACGAACCCTAGACTATGAGCGGGCAACAGCGGGTCATGCCAGCCCAGAATCATGAAACTTAACGCACTGGCCAAGGCAATCGGCAGGCCACAGGCGGACGAGGTGGCCACCGCTTGTTGCATCGGCACGCTGCGCCAGGTCAAAAACGGCACGGTCAGCGAGCCGCCGCCGATGCCGAAAATCGCCGAAGCCCAGCCAATCAGGGTACCGGCCACAGTCAGGCCGAGCTTGCCCGGCACCGTGCGGCTGGCCTTGGGCTTGACCTCCAGGGCCAGTTGCACGGCGATGATCAGGGCGAATACGCCGATGATCTTCTGCAAGTGGGGGCCGGAAATCGCCTCGGCGGTCAGCGCACCAAAACCGGCGCCGAGCAGGATGCCCACGGTCATCCAGACAAAGATCGGCCAACGCACCGCGCCACGTCGGTGGTGCTCACGCACGGCATTGACCGAGGTAAAGATGATCGTCGCCAGGGAGGTGCCCACGGCCAGGTGGGTCAGCACCTGCGGGTCGAAGCCCTGCAAGGTGAAGCTGAACACCAGCACCGGCACGATAATGATCCCGCCGCCCACGCCAAACAGCCCGGCGAGTACGCCCGCGCACGCGCCCAGCAGCAAATACAGCAGAAATTCCATGGGAGCCCCCAAACCAGGTCCGGCATGTTAACGGATGGAAGGCATGCGACCCAACTGGATACGATGGAACACCGCTGCCGGTGTGGGTAGAGTGGCAAAAAACACAAACGGGAATCGCCTGATGTGCCTGATTGTTTTTGCCTGGCGGCCGGGCCATGCCCAGCCGCTGATCGTCGCGGCCAACCGTGATGAGTTCTACGCCCGCCCCAGCCTGCCGCTGGCGCAGTGGCCGGATGCGCCCAAAGTCTACGCCGGCCGCGATCAGCAAGCGGGCGGCACCTGGCTGGGCGTGAATGCCGATGGGCGTTTTGCTGCCCTGACCAATATCCGTGATCCGCACCAGCCGCCGGCACGCAAGTCCCGCGGGGAGCTGGTGGCACGGTTTCTCAGTGGTTCGCTGCCGATTGACCAGTATTTGGCCGAGGTTAATGGCCGTTCGATTGAATATGCCGGGTTTAACCTGCTGGTGGGGACGCGGGAAGAGTTGTGGCATTACAACGCCAATCACACCGAGCCGACGCAGTTGAAAGCGGGCGTGTATGGGTTATCCAATGCAGGGCTGGATACACCTTGGCCAAAACTGCTTAAGGCCAAAGCCGCGCTGAGTGAGTTGCTGAACGATCCCCGGCCCGAAGCGCTACTGGAGATTCTGAGCGATCCGCAGATTGCACCGTTTGCCGAGCTGCCGGATACCGGCGTGGGGTTGGCGACGGAGAGTTTGCTGTCGAGTGTGTTTATCGCCAGCCCCAGTTATGGGACACGGGCGAGCACGGCGTTGATTGTGAATGCCGATGGCACGCGGCGGATGGTGGAGCGCAGCTTTGGACCGCATGGTGGACGGCTCGGAGAGGTAGAACTCAAGTTCTGACGCTGATGCCGTCTTACCCAGCAGCGCGCCCTACGCAGCCTCGCGCGCTCGACAGCTGCTACGGGCGGGGCTGCGTATCGCCATTAAAGGGTCTTGGCAGACGCCGGGTTGATCATCCGCGTCAGCCCCAGGTTTTTCAGCGCCAATTGCAGCGAGCTGTGGATAACCTGCGGGTTGTCGATGGTCATCAACTCCGCCAGCAGATCCTTGGCCATGCTCAGTTCAACCTGGCGCAGCATCCACTTCACCTTCGGCAGGTTGGTGGCGTTCATCGACAGGCTATCAAAGCCCATCGCCATCAACAGCACCGCTGCCGCCGGGTCACCGGCCATTTCACCGCAGATGCTCACCGGCTTGCCTTCGGCATGGGCGTCGCGCACCACGTGTTGCAGGGCTTGCAGCACCGCCGGGTGCAGGTAGTCGTAGAGGTCGGCCACCCGTGGGTTGTTACGGTCCACGGCCAGCAGGTACTGGGTCAGGTCGTTGGAGCCCACGGACAGGAAGTCCACCTGCCGCGCCAGTTCCTTGGCCTGGTACACCGCCGCCGGGATTTCGATCATCACGCCAATCGGCGGCATCGGTACGTCGGCGCCTTCGTCGCGCACTTCGCCCCAGGCACGGTGGATCAGGTGCAAGGCTTCTTCCAGCTCATGGGTGCCGGAGATCATCGGCAGCAGGATGCGCAGGTTGTTCAGGCCTTCGCTGGCCTTGAGCATGGCTCGGGTCTGCACCAGGAAGATTTCAGGGTGGTCGAGGGTAACGCGAATACCGCGCCAGCCGAGGAAGGGGTTGTCTTCCTTGATCGGGAAATACGACAGTGACTTGTCGCCACCGATGTCCAGGCTGCGCATGGTCACCGGCAACGGGTGGAAGGCGGACAGTTGCTCGCGATAAATCGCCAGCTGCTCCTTCTCACTCGGGAAACGCTGGTTGATCATGAACGGCACTTCGGTGCGGTACAGCCCCACGCCTTCGGCGCCGCGCTGTTGCGCGCGCGCCACATCGGCCAGCAGGCCGGTGTTGACCAGCAGCGGTACACGGTGACCGTCGAGGGTCACGCACGGCAGTTCGCGCAAGGAATCGAGCCCGAGCGCCAGTTGCTTCTCTTCTTCCACCACCTCGGCGTATTGCTTGCGCAGGACTTCGCTGGGGTTGGTAAACACCTCGCCGCGATGCCCATCGACGATCATGTCGATACCGTCGACCTTGGAGTACGGCAGGTCCACCAGGCCCATCACCGTCGGAATGCCCATGGCCCGGGCCAGGATCGCGACGTGGGAGTTACCCGAACCCAGGACCGAGACCAGGCCCACCAACTTGCCTTCGGGCACTTCGCCGAGCATGGTGGCGGTCAGTTCTTCACTGATCAGGATGGTGTTGTCGGGGTAGACCAGGTTGGTGCTGCGGTCTTCCTGCAGGTAGGCCAGCAGGCGGCGGCCGAGGTCGCGCACATCCGAGGCCCGCTCGCGCAGGTAGGCGTCGTCCATCAATTCGAAACGGTTGACGTGATCGGTGACCACCTGACGCAGCGCGCCCTGGGCCCACTGGCCGGTCTTGATCACGGTCTTGACTTCGTTCCCGAGGGACGCGTCGTCGAGCATCATCTGGTACACGTCAAACAGCGCGCGCTCTTCGGGGCGCAACTGGGTGGCCAGCTTGGTCGACAGGTTGCGCATGTCGGCGCGCACGCCTTCCAGGGCCGTCTTGAACAGTTTGATTTCAGCGTCGATGTCGTCGACGTGCTTGTCCGGCACCACATCGAGGTCGGCCGGCGGCAACATGACCACGGCAGTACCGACCGCCGCACCCGGCGAACCCGGTACACCGACGAACTTGGCTTCCTGGATACCCTTGCCCTGGCCGCCCAGGCCGCGAATCGAGCCGGTGGCTTCGGCGTGGGCGATAACCCCGGCGAGCTGCGCGCTCATGGTCACGAGGAAGGCTTCTTCGCCCTCGTCGAACTGGCGACGTTCTTTTTGCTGGATGACCAATACGCCGACGACGCGGCGGTGGTGAATGATCGGTGCGCCGAGGAACGAGGCGTAGCGCTCTTCGCCGGTTTCGGCAAAGTAGCGATAACGCGGGTGATCGGCCGCGTTTTCAAGGTTCAGGGGTTCTTCACGCGTCCCCACCAAGCCCACCAGACCTTCATTGGGCGCCATGCTGACCTTGCCGATGGAGCGCTTGTTCAAGCCCTCGGTGGCCATCAGCACAAAACGGTTGGTCTCTGGGTCCAGCAGGTAAACCGAGCAGACCTGGCTGCCCATGGCTTCCTTGACGCGCAACACAATAATCCCCAACGCCGCCTTGAGATCCTTGGCGGAGTTAACTTCCTGGACGATCTTGCGCAGCGTATTGAGCATGGCTCGGGGTCGAACTCCGTCGTCAGTCGCGCGCTAAAAGGCGCGGGGCAAGCTCTTTGAGAGCGCGACGATAAACCTCGCGCTTGAATGTCACCACCTGGCCCAGCGGGTACCAATAACTGACCCAACGCCAGCCATCGAACTCCGGCTTACCGGTCAAATCCATCCGCACCCGCTGCTCGTTGGAGATCAGGCGCAGGAGAAACCATTTCTGCTTCTGGCCGATGCACAGCGGTTGGCTGTGGGTACGCACCAGGCGTTGCGGCAAACGATAGCGCAACCAGCCCCGGGTACAGGCCAGAATCTGCACATCTTCACGCTCAAGGCCGACTTCTTCGTTCAACTCACGGTACAAGGCGTCTTCAGGGGTTTCGTCGGGGTTGATTCCGCCTTGAGGAAACTGCCAGGCATCTTGGTTGATTCGGCGAGCCCATAGCACCTGTCCGGCATCATTCGTAAGAATAATCCCGACATTAGGACGGAAACCATCGGGGTCGATCACGGCAACAACCTCGCAAACGCATGTCGCCGCATTGTTCCACAAAGGTTGTTCCAGCGGCAACGAGGCTTCTTACCTTATGTGCACTCTTGTGAAAAGACCGTATTCTGGACGCCTTTTTACAGACTTTTCAGCGAGTAACTGCAATGCGCCTGGCTTTATTCGACTTGGACAACACCCTTCTCGGCGGTGACAGCGACCACGCGTGGGGCGATTACCTCTGCGAACGGGGGATTCTCGACGCGGTCGCCTACAAAGCCCGCAACGACGAGTTCTACCAGGACTACCTGGCCGGCAAGCTGGACAACGCCGCCTACCTGAACTTCTGCCTGGACATCCTCGGCCGCACCGAGATGGCCCAGCTGGACGAATGGCATAACGACTATATGCGCGACTGCATCGAGCCGATCATGCTGCCCCTGGCTGCTGAACTGCTGGCCAAGCACCGCGCCGCTGGCGACAAGCTGGTGATCATCACCGCCACCAACCGTTTCGTCACCGCGCCAATTGCCGCACGCCTGGGCGTCGAGACGCTGATCGCCACCGAGTGCGAGATGGAAAATGGCCGCTACACCGGGCGCAGCACTGATGTGCCGTGTTTTCGTGAAGGCAAGGTGACGCGCTTGAATCGGTGGTTGGAAGAGACTGGCTACAGCCTGGAAGACAGTTACTTCTACAGCGACTCGATGAATGACCTGCCGCTGTTGGAGCAGGTGACGCATCCGGTGGCGGTGGATCCGGATCCGAATCTGCGCGCTGAAGCCGAGAAGCGGGGTTGGCCGGTGATTACGCTGCGTAGCAAGTAACCGTGGTGAGCGGGCTTGCCCCGCTCACCACACCGGCTTGGCGCCCATGAGCCCGGCAATCGCCACAAACCCCGCCAGGCTTACCACCGCCAGCACCAAGGTGAAATTCAGGCTGCCGCCCTCGCCTTTGCGCAGCCGGTTAAGCCGTGCCACCAGCCAGAACCAGGCCAGCGCGGCCACGGTGTAGAGGATGCTGGAACCCAGGATCCAGGTCTGCCCCAGCGGCCAGCCGACCAGGTGCACCAGCCACCAGCCGGTAAACGGCATGCTGACCATGCAAACGCCCATCAGCAACCACACGAACGCCCACGGGCGCTGCACAGTCACGGCCGGGCCGTCGCTGCGCTTGCGCCAGGCCAACAGCGCCAGGCCGAGGCCGCTGAGCAGCAGCAACACCGTGGCGGCGATGTGGATAACTTTGAGGGTGGTCAGGGTTTCCATATGTCGTTTTCCTTAAAGGCCGCCCCAATCAGCGTAGTCGCTCAACCGAGAAACAGTTTGTAGGCCGGGTTATCGCTTTCATCCCAATACGGGTAGCCAATGGCCTCCAGGGCCGCCGGTACCAGATGGCGCTCGTTCGCCGGCACTTGCAGGCCGGCGACCACACGGCCGTCAGCGGCACCGTGGTTGCGATAGTGGAACATCGAGATGTTCCAGCGTCCGCCCAATTTATTAAGAAAGTTGAACAGCGCCCCCGGACGTTCCGGGAATTCGAAACGGAACACCACTTCATCACTGACCTGGGCCGCATGCCCACCCACCATATGGCGGATGTGCAACTTGGCCAGTTCGTTCTCGGTCAGGTCCAGCACCGGGAAACCCTGGCTGGTGAGGCTGGCGATCAGCGCACTGCGCGGGTCGTTTTCCGGGTGGGTCTGCACGCCGACAAAGATGTGCGCTTCGCTGCCGGAGTGGTAGCGGTAGTTGAACTCGGTGATCTGGCGCTTGCCCACCGCCTCGCAGAACGCCTTGAAGCTGCCCGGTTTCTCAGGGATGGTCACGGCAATAATGGCTTCGCGACCTTCACCCAGCTCGGCGCGCTCGGCCACATGGCGCAGGCGGTCGAAGTTGACGTTGGCGCCGGAGTCGATGGCCACCAGGGTCTGGCCGGTGACGCCACGGGTCTCCACGTATTTCTTGATGCCTGCTACGCCGAGCGCGCCGGCCGGCTCGGTGATGGAACGGGTGTCGTCGTAGATGTCCTTGATCGCGGCACAGATTTCATCGGTGCTGACGGTGATCACTTCATCCACATAGTGTTTGCAGATGTCGAAGGTGTGCTGGCCGATCTGCGCCACCGCCACGCCATCGGCAAAAATGCCCACGGTGGGCAGCACCACACGCTCGCCGGCGGCCATGGCAGCTTGCAGGCAGTTGGAGTCGTCCGGCTCGACGCCGATGATCCTGATCTCCGGGCGCAGGTATTTCACGTACGCCGCAATGCCCGCGATCAGCCCGCCGCCGCCCACCGGTACGAAAATCGCGTCCAGGGGCCCCGGGTGCTGGCGCAGGATCTCCATCGCCACGGTGCCCTGCCCGGCAATGGTGTGCGGATCGTCGTAGGGGTGAATGTAGACGTAGCCTTTTTCGTCGACCAGCTTCAGCGAGTAGGCCAGGGCTTCCGGGAAGGAATCGCCGTGCAGCACCACTTTACCGCCACGGGAGCGCACGCCTTCGACCTTGATCTCCGGAGTGGTCTTGGGCATCACGATCGTGGCCTTGACCCCCAGCACCTTGGCCGCCAGGGCCAGGCCCTGGGCATGGTTGCCCGCCGAGGCCGTGACCACGCCGCGTGCACGCTCTTCAGCCGTCAATTGAGTCAGCTTGTTGTACGCGCCGCGAATCTTGAACGAGAACACCGGCTGCAGGTCTTCACGCTTGAGCCAGACCTTGTTGCCCAACCGCTCGGAGAGCTGGCGGGCGGTCTGTAGCGGGGTTTCTACGGCAACGTCATAGACGCGCGAGGTGAGGATCTTTTTGACGTACTGTTCAAGCATCGGCGGAA
Coding sequences within:
- the lgt gene encoding prolipoprotein diacylglyceryl transferase — protein: MLPYPQIDPVALAIGPLKIHWYGLMYLIGIGGAWLLASRRLNRFDPTWTKEKLSDMVFWLSMGVIVGGRLGYVLFYDLSAYIANPTLIFEVWKGGMAFHGGFIGVMIAAWWFGRRNGKSFFQLMDFVAPLVPIGLGAGRIGNFINAELWGKPTDVPWAMVFPPFSDPAQLPRHPSQLYQFALEGVALFLILYLFSRKPRPTMAVSGMFALFYGIFRFIVEFVRVPDAQLGYLAWGWLTMGQVLSIPMILVGLGLLWWAYNRPQPLKHTAL
- a CDS encoding DUF2269 family protein, translated to METLTTLKVIHIAATVLLLLSGLGLALLAWRKRSDGPAVTVQRPWAFVWLLMGVCMVSMPFTGWWLVHLVGWPLGQTWILGSSILYTVAALAWFWLVARLNRLRKGEGGSLNFTLVLAVVSLAGFVAIAGLMGAKPVW
- a CDS encoding NRDE family protein, producing MCLIVFAWRPGHAQPLIVAANRDEFYARPSLPLAQWPDAPKVYAGRDQQAGGTWLGVNADGRFAALTNIRDPHQPPARKSRGELVARFLSGSLPIDQYLAEVNGRSIEYAGFNLLVGTREELWHYNANHTEPTQLKAGVYGLSNAGLDTPWPKLLKAKAALSELLNDPRPEALLEILSDPQIAPFAELPDTGVGLATESLLSSVFIASPSYGTRASTALIVNADGTRRMVERSFGPHGGRLGEVELKF
- the ptsP gene encoding phosphoenolpyruvate--protein phosphotransferase: MLNTLRKIVQEVNSAKDLKAALGIIVLRVKEAMGSQVCSVYLLDPETNRFVLMATEGLNKRSIGKVSMAPNEGLVGLVGTREEPLNLENAADHPRYRYFAETGEERYASFLGAPIIHHRRVVGVLVIQQKERRQFDEGEEAFLVTMSAQLAGVIAHAEATGSIRGLGGQGKGIQEAKFVGVPGSPGAAVGTAVVMLPPADLDVVPDKHVDDIDAEIKLFKTALEGVRADMRNLSTKLATQLRPEERALFDVYQMMLDDASLGNEVKTVIKTGQWAQGALRQVVTDHVNRFELMDDAYLRERASDVRDLGRRLLAYLQEDRSTNLVYPDNTILISEELTATMLGEVPEGKLVGLVSVLGSGNSHVAILARAMGIPTVMGLVDLPYSKVDGIDMIVDGHRGEVFTNPSEVLRKQYAEVVEEEKQLALGLDSLRELPCVTLDGHRVPLLVNTGLLADVARAQQRGAEGVGLYRTEVPFMINQRFPSEKEQLAIYREQLSAFHPLPVTMRSLDIGGDKSLSYFPIKEDNPFLGWRGIRVTLDHPEIFLVQTRAMLKASEGLNNLRILLPMISGTHELEEALHLIHRAWGEVRDEGADVPMPPIGVMIEIPAAVYQAKELARQVDFLSVGSNDLTQYLLAVDRNNPRVADLYDYLHPAVLQALQHVVRDAHAEGKPVSICGEMAGDPAAAVLLMAMGFDSLSMNATNLPKVKWMLRQVELSMAKDLLAELMTIDNPQVIHSSLQLALKNLGLTRMINPASAKTL
- a CDS encoding HAD family hydrolase, whose translation is MRLALFDLDNTLLGGDSDHAWGDYLCERGILDAVAYKARNDEFYQDYLAGKLDNAAYLNFCLDILGRTEMAQLDEWHNDYMRDCIEPIMLPLAAELLAKHRAAGDKLVIITATNRFVTAPIAARLGVETLIATECEMENGRYTGRSTDVPCFREGKVTRLNRWLEETGYSLEDSYFYSDSMNDLPLLEQVTHPVAVDPDPNLRAEAEKRGWPVITLRSK
- the ilvA gene encoding threonine ammonia-lyase, biosynthetic, which codes for MLEQYVKKILTSRVYDVAVETPLQTARQLSERLGNKVWLKREDLQPVFSFKIRGAYNKLTQLTAEERARGVVTASAGNHAQGLALAAKVLGVKATIVMPKTTPEIKVEGVRSRGGKVVLHGDSFPEALAYSLKLVDEKGYVYIHPYDDPHTIAGQGTVAMEILRQHPGPLDAIFVPVGGGGLIAGIAAYVKYLRPEIRIIGVEPDDSNCLQAAMAAGERVVLPTVGIFADGVAVAQIGQHTFDICKHYVDEVITVSTDEICAAIKDIYDDTRSITEPAGALGVAGIKKYVETRGVTGQTLVAIDSGANVNFDRLRHVAERAELGEGREAIIAVTIPEKPGSFKAFCEAVGKRQITEFNYRYHSGSEAHIFVGVQTHPENDPRSALIASLTSQGFPVLDLTENELAKLHIRHMVGGHAAQVSDEVVFRFEFPERPGALFNFLNKLGGRWNISMFHYRNHGAADGRVVAGLQVPANERHLVPAALEAIGYPYWDESDNPAYKLFLG
- a CDS encoding RNA pyrophosphohydrolase produces the protein MIDPDGFRPNVGIILTNDAGQVLWARRINQDAWQFPQGGINPDETPEDALYRELNEEVGLEREDVQILACTRGWLRYRLPQRLVRTHSQPLCIGQKQKWFLLRLISNEQRVRMDLTGKPEFDGWRWVSYWYPLGQVVTFKREVYRRALKELAPRLLARD
- a CDS encoding sulfite exporter TauE/SafE family protein: MEFLLYLLLGACAGVLAGLFGVGGGIIIVPVLVFSFTLQGFDPQVLTHLAVGTSLATIIFTSVNAVREHHRRGAVRWPIFVWMTVGILLGAGFGALTAEAISGPHLQKIIGVFALIIAVQLALEVKPKASRTVPGKLGLTVAGTLIGWASAIFGIGGGSLTVPFLTWRSVPMQQAVATSSACGLPIALASALSFMILGWHDPLLPAHSLGFVYLPALLGIALTSMVFARFGARLAHRLSPRVLKRLFAGLLFCVGLNFLL